In the genome of Shewanella glacialimarina, one region contains:
- a CDS encoding alpha/beta hydrolase produces the protein MMLFNYSKLLLAVWVFYSASLLAEEATEFKINNTHTVQLKSEASGLEYELYIRLPRDYSKNNKQYPVAVINDTSYSFAVASGVVHLMVGSDIEDLIIVGISYSKGENPFISRTRDFTPTYAPNEKRGHSREAQQHSGKALQYISFISDEVLPLISQKYRIKQDKKIFVGHSYGGLLGANMLITNPELFNYYILGSPSFWYDKKVMFRLENDYAKNNKAMKANVFMYIGSEEKTMVDEMQEFDAQLKSRNYAGLHIQSTVLPGQTHNSVFSTLLVDGLKNAIPMKK, from the coding sequence ATGATGTTGTTCAATTACAGTAAATTACTACTTGCGGTATGGGTCTTTTATTCTGCCTCGTTATTAGCTGAGGAAGCGACTGAGTTTAAAATTAACAATACCCATACTGTACAACTTAAATCTGAAGCAAGCGGATTAGAATACGAATTATATATTCGCCTACCTAGAGACTACTCAAAAAATAATAAACAATATCCAGTAGCCGTGATTAACGATACAAGTTACTCGTTTGCAGTGGCGAGCGGTGTTGTACACCTTATGGTGGGCAGTGATATTGAGGATCTTATTATTGTGGGGATTTCATACTCTAAGGGAGAAAACCCTTTCATTAGCCGTACCAGAGACTTCACGCCAACCTATGCACCAAATGAAAAGAGGGGACACTCTCGTGAAGCTCAACAGCATTCTGGTAAGGCTTTGCAGTACATCAGTTTTATCTCAGATGAAGTGTTACCATTAATTAGTCAAAAATATCGTATCAAACAAGATAAAAAAATATTTGTTGGCCATTCATATGGCGGCTTGTTAGGAGCCAATATGTTAATCACGAATCCAGAGTTATTTAACTATTACATTTTAGGCAGTCCATCGTTTTGGTATGACAAAAAAGTGATGTTTCGCTTAGAAAACGACTATGCAAAAAACAATAAGGCCATGAAGGCCAATGTATTTATGTATATAGGTAGCGAAGAAAAAACCATGGTTGATGAGATGCAAGAATTTGATGCACAGCTAAAATCGCGAAATTATGCTGGTTTACATATTCAATCTACCGTTTTACCAGGGCAGACACATAACAGTGTGTTTTCTACCTTGTTAGTTGATGGGCTTAAAAACGCGATTCCGATGAAAAAATAA
- a CDS encoding DUF6572 domain-containing protein, which translates to MAITETNKIDSVVSSKEHNEVVLLITDHLDWSDDLEHQQLLQAKINSYIRFIESGQLCEEFPEDKGKQVSIVVACAFELNDTAKKFYERVNNFLKEKLSIEIKYTMSS; encoded by the coding sequence ATGGCTATAACTGAAACCAATAAAATTGATTCGGTAGTCTCTTCTAAAGAGCATAATGAAGTCGTTTTATTGATTACTGACCATTTAGATTGGTCTGATGATTTAGAGCATCAACAATTGTTGCAAGCGAAAATTAATTCATACATTCGTTTTATAGAATCTGGTCAACTTTGTGAAGAATTTCCTGAAGATAAGGGAAAGCAAGTTTCAATAGTTGTTGCGTGTGCATTTGAATTAAATGACACAGCAAAAAAATTCTATGAAAGAGTTAACAATTTTTTAAAAGAGAAATTAAGTATTGAAATCAAATACACAATGTCCAGCTAA
- a CDS encoding SDR family oxidoreductase, which yields MELKDKVVVITGGAGGLGLAMAHDLASQGAKLALIDVDQAKLEQACADLGAITEVQGYAFDITDEDDVVAGFNFIREDFGHINVLINNAGILRDGLMVKAKDGKVIERMSYEKFQSVINVNLTGTFLCGREAAAAMIETGQQGVIINISSLAKAGNMGQSNYSASKAGVAAMSVGWAKELARYNIRSAAVAPGVIATEMTAAMKPEALERMTKMVPVGRLGEAHEIASTVRFIIENDYVNGRVFEIDGGIRL from the coding sequence ATGGAATTAAAAGATAAGGTTGTCGTCATCACAGGTGGCGCGGGTGGTTTAGGTCTTGCTATGGCGCATGATTTAGCCTCCCAAGGTGCAAAATTGGCGCTTATCGATGTAGACCAAGCAAAACTTGAGCAAGCGTGTGCAGACTTAGGTGCAATAACTGAAGTGCAAGGTTATGCGTTTGACATTACCGACGAAGACGATGTTGTTGCGGGGTTCAATTTTATTCGCGAAGATTTTGGTCATATTAATGTGTTAATCAATAATGCCGGTATTTTGCGCGATGGCTTAATGGTTAAGGCAAAAGACGGTAAAGTGATTGAGCGTATGTCCTATGAAAAGTTTCAGTCAGTCATTAATGTCAATCTAACCGGCACATTTTTGTGCGGCCGTGAAGCGGCTGCAGCCATGATTGAAACAGGCCAGCAAGGCGTGATTATCAATATTTCAAGCCTAGCTAAAGCAGGTAACATGGGGCAATCTAACTATTCAGCATCAAAAGCAGGTGTTGCAGCAATGTCTGTCGGTTGGGCCAAAGAATTAGCCCGTTACAATATCCGTTCAGCCGCAGTGGCACCAGGGGTTATTGCTACCGAAATGACCGCAGCGATGAAACCTGAAGCGTTAGAGCGCATGACAAAAATGGTACCGGTTGGACGTTTAGGTGAAGCCCATGAAATTGCTTCTACGGTGCGTTTTATCATTGAAAATGATTATGTAAATGGTCGTGTATTTGAAATTGACGGCGGCATTCGCCTGTAA
- a CDS encoding DMT family transporter → MSEKPLTPSSLVTAALTLTALVAFAANSVLSRMALGGGEARLIDADSFTLIRLLSGALTLWFIVGCMHLYQQKPAKLSDSLTSLKQHSYQHHPFYNWRKWLGALSLLAYAWLFSIAYLSLDTATGALVLFGAVQLSMNVVAVIQGQRPTTIEVVGSVIAFIGLGYLLWPNIGTPQYWSMILMALSGVAWGMYSLLGRKSQSSVLDSAEYFSRSVILMLAGLVILSLAMNVNSVQLTLSNTLQSAHYDGVILAIVSGALTSGIGYAIWYKALTGLTPSKAAALQLSVPFIAAVGGVVFNHETLSLHLIASGAIILSGISLVLMGRKT, encoded by the coding sequence TTGTCTGAAAAACCCTTAACGCCATCATCGCTTGTCACGGCAGCTTTAACCTTGACAGCATTAGTGGCGTTTGCCGCTAATTCTGTATTAAGCCGTATGGCACTAGGCGGGGGGGAAGCCCGCTTAATTGATGCCGATTCATTTACCTTAATTCGATTATTATCTGGTGCATTAACGCTGTGGTTTATTGTTGGTTGCATGCATTTATATCAACAAAAACCAGCCAAGTTATCAGACTCGTTGACCTCCCTTAAGCAGCATTCGTATCAACATCATCCATTTTACAACTGGCGTAAGTGGCTAGGGGCGTTAAGTTTACTGGCCTATGCTTGGTTATTTTCTATCGCTTATTTGTCGTTAGATACCGCAACGGGAGCGCTGGTTTTATTTGGTGCAGTACAATTATCAATGAATGTGGTTGCGGTTATTCAAGGGCAAAGACCCACGACAATTGAAGTTGTCGGCAGTGTCATTGCGTTTATCGGGCTTGGATATTTGTTGTGGCCTAATATCGGCACGCCTCAATATTGGTCGATGATACTCATGGCATTAAGTGGTGTGGCGTGGGGAATGTATTCTCTATTAGGGCGCAAAAGCCAATCTTCCGTGTTAGATTCTGCCGAGTATTTTAGCCGAAGTGTGATTTTAATGCTGGCCGGGTTAGTCATATTAAGTTTGGCTATGAATGTTAATTCAGTGCAATTAACCCTAAGCAATACACTGCAAAGTGCGCATTATGATGGAGTCATATTAGCCATAGTGTCCGGTGCGCTGACCTCAGGTATTGGTTACGCTATTTGGTATAAGGCGTTAACAGGGCTTACCCCATCAAAAGCCGCTGCACTGCAATTAAGTGTGCCTTTTATTGCCGCCGTTGGAGGTGTTGTGTTTAATCATGAAACATTAAGCCTGCATTTAATCGCTAGCGGGGCAATCATTTTAAGTGGTATCTCACTGGTGCTAATGGGGCGTAAAACTTAG